Proteins co-encoded in one Acinetobacter lwoffii genomic window:
- the argC gene encoding N-acetyl-gamma-glutamyl-phosphate reductase codes for MIVISVGIVGGTGYTGVELLRLLLRHPDVNVTALTSRTEAGRRVDDMFPSLRGHTDLKFSDLSLDLLKSCDVVFFATPHGVAMKHAEELVAANTKVIDLAADFRLQDLAQFEKWYGMQHACPELLKDSVYGLSELNREDIKKANVIGNPGCYPTTVQLGLAPVLKSAEALVKPESIIIDAKSGVSGAGRKASLGMIYSENADNFKAYGVAGHRHHPEIVEALENISGQKNVFDHILFVPHLVPMIRGMLSTIYIDLTEAGQTADLQALYEQFYANEAFVDVMPAGSSPETRSVRGANQLRIALYKPQPTKLVILVVQDNLVKGAAGQAVQNMNLMFGFAEDAGLNNIGLLP; via the coding sequence ATCATCGTGATTTCAGTGGGTATTGTGGGTGGTACGGGTTATACAGGCGTTGAACTTTTGCGTCTTTTGCTACGACATCCAGATGTAAATGTAACAGCACTGACATCACGTACTGAAGCAGGCCGTCGTGTAGATGACATGTTCCCGAGCTTGCGCGGGCATACCGATCTTAAATTTTCCGATTTAAGTCTGGATTTATTAAAATCATGCGATGTGGTGTTCTTTGCAACACCGCATGGTGTCGCAATGAAACATGCCGAAGAGCTGGTCGCTGCAAATACCAAAGTGATCGACCTAGCTGCCGATTTTCGTTTACAAGATCTTGCACAGTTTGAAAAATGGTATGGCATGCAACATGCATGTCCAGAACTGTTAAAAGATTCTGTTTACGGTTTATCTGAATTGAATCGTGAAGACATTAAAAAAGCCAATGTGATCGGGAATCCGGGGTGTTATCCAACCACAGTTCAGCTGGGTCTGGCGCCAGTCTTAAAATCTGCTGAAGCATTGGTGAAACCTGAAAGTATTATTATTGATGCCAAGTCGGGTGTATCAGGTGCAGGACGTAAAGCCAGTCTGGGCATGATTTATTCTGAAAATGCTGATAACTTTAAGGCCTATGGTGTAGCGGGTCATCGCCATCATCCTGAAATTGTCGAAGCACTGGAAAATATTTCAGGTCAAAAAAATGTGTTTGATCATATTTTATTTGTACCGCATTTGGTGCCAATGATCCGTGGTATGTTGTCGACCATCTATATCGATTTAACTGAAGCAGGGCAAACCGCAGATTTACAAGCGCTATATGAGCAGTTCTATGCCAATGAAGCATTTGTCGATGTCATGCCGGCAGGCAGTTCACCAGAAACGCGTTCAGTGCGTGGAGCGAATCAGTTACGTATTGCCTTGTATAAGCCACAGCCAACGAAACTGGTGATCCTGGTTGTACAAGACAATCTGGTAAAAGGCGCAGCAGGTCAGGCTGTGCAAAACATGAACCTGATGTTTGGTTTTGCTGAAGACGCTGGCTTAAATAATATTGGTTTATTACCATAA
- a CDS encoding M48 family metallopeptidase — MTLSDLPEIQITRNVRSTRLRLRVDATQIRLTAPVFCSKKQIRHFIEQSESWLIKTWQSQQEKIENIDRTLPIELRLFNLKEPVQISYQSQKNNFIFDHKNLQLCISDRHPEEYLKTFVIAYAKEQLPSYLNLVSQQCHLPFKNCSIRQPKTRWGSCSAKHDIMLNSALVLFPEQVTRYVTVHELVHTKHFDHSPRFWAEVAKHDQHFQQHRKALKNTPLPYWWGA, encoded by the coding sequence ATGACCTTATCCGATCTACCCGAAATCCAAATCACCCGAAATGTCCGTTCAACCCGGTTACGTTTGCGTGTCGATGCGACCCAGATTCGCCTCACAGCCCCGGTTTTTTGCAGCAAAAAACAGATACGGCATTTTATTGAACAATCTGAAAGCTGGCTGATTAAAACCTGGCAATCCCAGCAAGAAAAAATCGAAAATATTGACCGGACGTTACCGATTGAGCTGCGGTTATTTAATCTAAAAGAACCTGTACAAATTTCTTATCAAAGCCAGAAGAACAACTTCATTTTTGATCATAAAAATTTACAGCTTTGCATCAGTGACCGACATCCTGAAGAATATTTAAAAACTTTCGTGATTGCCTACGCAAAAGAACAGCTTCCTTCATATTTAAATCTTGTCTCACAGCAATGTCATTTGCCTTTTAAAAACTGCAGTATTCGACAACCTAAAACCCGGTGGGGCAGTTGTTCGGCCAAACATGACATTATGCTGAATAGTGCGCTAGTATTATTCCCTGAACAAGTCACGCGTTATGTCACTGTCCATGAACTTGTACATACAAAGCATTTTGATCATAGCCCACGCTTTTGGGCAGAAGTTGCCAAGCATGATCAGCATTTCCAGCAGCATCGTAAAGCGCTGAAAAATACGCCGTTGCCATATTGGTGGGGAGCCTAA
- the rpiA gene encoding ribose-5-phosphate isomerase RpiA yields the protein MSLYATQDEKKQAAAKAALKHLPKGGILGVGTGSTVNFLIDLLPELQLEAAVASSEATAQRLKKLGIEVVDMNSVSGLDAYVDGADEIDRHMHMIKGGGAALTREKIVASIAKKFVCIVDDSKWVGQLGREFPLPVEVIPMARSAVARKIVSLGGDPAYREGVVTDNGNVILDVYNLNILNALELEKTLNDIPGVVCNGIFAINKADIAIVATDNGIEERTAV from the coding sequence ATGAGTCTATATGCAACCCAAGATGAGAAAAAACAAGCAGCAGCCAAAGCCGCTTTAAAACACTTGCCAAAAGGGGGCATTTTAGGCGTAGGTACAGGCAGTACTGTAAACTTTTTAATTGACTTATTGCCTGAGCTGCAATTGGAAGCTGCGGTAGCCAGTTCAGAAGCAACTGCACAACGCTTGAAAAAACTCGGCATTGAAGTGGTAGATATGAACTCTGTCAGTGGTCTGGATGCTTATGTTGATGGTGCAGATGAAATTGATCGTCATATGCATATGATCAAAGGTGGCGGTGCAGCGCTGACACGTGAAAAGATTGTTGCCTCTATTGCGAAAAAATTTGTGTGTATCGTGGATGATTCTAAATGGGTTGGACAATTAGGGCGTGAGTTCCCGCTTCCTGTAGAAGTGATTCCAATGGCGCGTTCTGCAGTCGCGCGTAAAATCGTATCTTTAGGTGGCGATCCTGCGTACCGTGAAGGTGTGGTCACTGACAACGGTAATGTGATTTTAGATGTGTACAACCTGAATATTCTAAATGCACTTGAACTGGAAAAAACCTTAAACGATATTCCGGGCGTGGTATGTAACGGTATCTTTGCGATCAACAAAGCAGATATCGCCATTGTCGCGACTGATAACGGAATTGAAGAGCGTACAGCGGTTTAA
- the ilvA gene encoding threonine ammonia-lyase, biosynthetic yields the protein MLSRLVRQILQATVYDVAIETPLEAAPRISERLNNNIRFKREDLQPVFSFKLRGAYNRISQLPKSQMERGVITASAGNHAQGVALSGKKLGIRAIIVMPKTTPDIKVQAVKRLGGEVVLHGDSFDVANKYAIQRAQEDGMTFIPPYDDELVIAGQGTIANEILRQWRDVDYVFVAVGGGGLIAGVAAYLGDVAPHVKVIPVEYDESACLKAALEANERVILPSVGLFADGTAVAQIGEKPFDVIRLQKSDNSGPIVEPNVVLVNTDEVCAAIKDTYDECRSIVEPSGAMALAGIKKYVAEHGIEGKNMVSIVCGANMNFDRLRYIAERTELGERKEAIFAVTIPEQKGSFLSFCRALQGRNITEFNYRASDASAAQVFVGISLKNGEKERQEIYETLKFQYDVDDLSDDEVAKLHIRYLIGGHADIENERLFRVEFPERPGALLMFLERLGPTHNITLFHYRNHGAAEGRVLVGLEATDAQQNPDGLIETLETITYPYQEITNNLGYQRFLK from the coding sequence ATGCTGTCTCGTTTGGTTCGACAAATTTTACAAGCAACGGTCTACGATGTTGCAATCGAAACTCCACTCGAAGCAGCGCCACGAATTAGCGAACGACTCAATAATAATATCCGCTTTAAACGTGAAGATTTACAACCGGTTTTTTCATTCAAGCTACGCGGTGCCTATAACCGTATTAGTCAATTACCGAAATCACAAATGGAACGTGGCGTTATTACTGCTTCAGCGGGTAACCATGCACAGGGCGTGGCACTCTCAGGGAAAAAGCTGGGTATTCGCGCGATTATTGTGATGCCTAAAACCACACCTGATATCAAGGTACAGGCGGTTAAGCGTCTTGGTGGCGAAGTGGTTTTGCATGGTGATTCATTTGATGTCGCCAACAAGTATGCGATTCAACGTGCCCAGGAAGATGGCATGACCTTCATTCCGCCTTATGATGATGAACTGGTGATTGCTGGCCAAGGTACGATTGCTAATGAAATCCTGCGTCAATGGCGCGATGTGGATTACGTGTTTGTCGCAGTTGGCGGTGGTGGCCTGATCGCAGGTGTTGCAGCGTATTTAGGTGATGTCGCACCCCACGTTAAAGTCATTCCAGTGGAATACGACGAATCTGCCTGTTTAAAAGCTGCTTTAGAAGCAAATGAACGTGTGATTCTCCCATCTGTGGGCTTGTTTGCTGATGGTACAGCGGTAGCCCAAATTGGTGAAAAACCATTTGATGTGATTCGTCTGCAAAAATCGGACAATTCTGGCCCAATCGTGGAACCGAATGTGGTGCTGGTGAATACGGATGAAGTCTGTGCAGCGATTAAAGACACTTATGACGAATGCCGTAGCATTGTAGAACCATCTGGTGCAATGGCTCTGGCAGGTATTAAAAAATACGTGGCTGAACATGGCATCGAAGGGAAGAACATGGTGTCGATTGTCTGCGGCGCCAACATGAACTTCGACCGTTTACGTTATATCGCTGAACGTACCGAACTGGGTGAACGCAAAGAAGCGATTTTTGCCGTGACCATTCCGGAACAGAAAGGTTCATTCCTGAGTTTCTGCCGTGCATTACAAGGCCGTAATATTACTGAATTTAACTACCGTGCCAGCGATGCTTCTGCTGCGCAAGTCTTTGTCGGCATCAGTCTGAAAAATGGCGAGAAAGAACGTCAGGAAATTTATGAAACCTTAAAGTTCCAGTATGACGTTGACGATCTGTCTGATGACGAAGTGGCCAAACTGCATATCCGTTACCTGATCGGTGGTCATGCCGATATTGAAAATGAGCGCCTGTTCCGCGTGGAATTCCCGGAGCGTCCTGGCGCTTTACTGATGTTCCTGGAACGTCTTGGCCCAACCCATAATATCACCCTGTTCCACTACCGGAACCACGGCGCTGCTGAAGGACGTGTTCTGGTGGGTCTTGAAGCAACCGATGCACAACAGAATCCGGATGGCTTGATCGAAACTCTCGAAACCATTACCTATCCATATCAGGAAATTACCAATAATCTGGGTTATCAACGTTTCTTGAAGTAA
- a CDS encoding potassium channel family protein, whose amino-acid sequence MALFAVIGLGSFGATVATQLISLKHDVIGIDLDKKYVENISDQLTHAVIADATDEHVLDELDIQRCEAVVVAIGEDIEASILCVLHLKNMGVKKIWAKAKSKAHHMILTHLNVEKIIHPEEDMGVRVAQSLSYPMVSRYMSLEDDHYIVKIEIHADHHGTPLNQLMKHIPEITTLLHKRGSTLQYHVDANQILQEGDILLVEGLLEPLRRLAKYFKHL is encoded by the coding sequence ATGGCATTATTTGCAGTCATTGGGCTGGGCAGCTTCGGTGCAACAGTGGCGACTCAACTGATCAGCCTGAAACATGATGTGATTGGAATCGATCTCGATAAAAAATATGTGGAAAATATTTCCGATCAGCTCACCCATGCGGTCATTGCCGATGCAACCGATGAGCATGTCCTGGATGAACTGGATATCCAGCGCTGTGAAGCGGTCGTAGTCGCAATTGGTGAAGATATTGAAGCCAGCATTCTGTGTGTACTGCATCTGAAAAATATGGGTGTAAAGAAAATTTGGGCCAAAGCCAAATCCAAAGCCCACCATATGATTTTGACCCATCTGAACGTCGAAAAAATTATTCACCCAGAAGAAGATATGGGCGTCCGTGTGGCACAATCACTCAGCTACCCGATGGTTAGCCGTTATATGTCACTTGAAGATGATCACTATATTGTCAAGATCGAGATTCATGCAGATCATCATGGTACACCGTTGAATCAGTTGATGAAGCATATACCTGAAATTACCACCTTATTACATAAACGCGGATCTACGCTGCAATACCACGTAGATGCCAATCAGATTCTTCAAGAAGGCGACATTTTACTGGTTGAAGGATTGCTGGAACCTTTGCGCCGTCTTGCTAAATATTTTAAACATTTATGA
- a CDS encoding TrkH family potassium uptake protein, with the protein MKSSDLKQHRTINLSPPSLLALGFLGLILIGSLLLMLPIAHHGEISWLEAIFTATSAVTITGLSVVNVGDAYTVFGQIVIMFLLQCGGLGFMTFAILAVMSLAPQLGLKQQVMAQESIGQTSLKKVSFTIKAVFLYSLFFEAIGTLILTLSWLKEYSFSDALFYAAFYSVSAFNNGGFSLFPNSLMSFSGQYLITFTISMLYIIGGIGFLVLMDVKEHKRWRKLSTNSKLILSTILGLNLSAFIVLWLLEASNPQTLGLMSLGDQAVNAWFHATVPRSSGFNSLPMEQMSDASTLVTIFLMFIGGGSLSTAGGIKVGTFIIVVISVISFLRREDEIRLFNHSIPEKTTFKALAVLCITAALIMMGFMSLLILEPEQDFLDLLFEAVSAACTVGLSRGVTEELQPASLIILMLLMFAGRLGPLTLAYFIATPKKSRLKHPPAEIQIG; encoded by the coding sequence ATGAAAAGTTCTGATTTAAAGCAACACAGGACGATTAACCTCAGTCCTCCGAGCTTACTGGCTTTGGGTTTTCTCGGATTAATTCTGATTGGCTCATTACTTCTGATGCTGCCTATCGCCCATCATGGAGAAATCAGCTGGCTGGAGGCGATATTTACAGCAACTTCTGCTGTGACCATTACCGGGCTATCGGTGGTAAATGTCGGTGATGCCTATACCGTATTCGGCCAAATCGTGATTATGTTTTTGTTGCAATGCGGTGGCTTGGGTTTTATGACCTTTGCCATTCTGGCAGTGATGAGTCTGGCACCGCAACTGGGGCTAAAACAACAAGTCATGGCACAGGAATCGATCGGACAAACCAGTCTGAAGAAAGTCAGTTTTACCATTAAAGCCGTGTTTTTATATTCCCTGTTTTTTGAAGCGATCGGCACGCTGATTCTGACCTTGTCCTGGCTCAAAGAATATTCGTTCAGTGATGCACTATTTTATGCAGCTTTTTATAGCGTCTCTGCTTTTAATAATGGTGGATTTTCACTATTTCCAAATAGCTTGATGAGCTTTTCAGGACAGTATCTGATTACCTTTACCATCAGTATGCTGTATATCATTGGCGGTATCGGTTTTCTGGTGCTAATGGATGTTAAAGAACATAAGCGCTGGCGTAAGTTGAGTACCAACAGCAAGCTAATCCTCTCAACGATTCTAGGTCTGAACCTCAGTGCTTTTATCGTACTTTGGCTATTAGAGGCTTCCAATCCACAGACCTTAGGTCTCATGAGTTTGGGCGATCAGGCCGTGAATGCCTGGTTCCATGCCACGGTTCCCCGCTCTTCGGGTTTTAATAGCTTGCCGATGGAACAAATGAGTGATGCATCCACTTTAGTTACCATATTTCTAATGTTTATTGGTGGAGGTTCCTTAAGTACGGCGGGCGGCATTAAAGTCGGTACCTTTATTATTGTCGTGATCAGCGTAATCAGTTTTTTAAGACGCGAAGATGAAATCCGGCTGTTTAATCACTCTATTCCTGAAAAAACCACCTTTAAAGCATTGGCCGTTTTGTGTATTACTGCAGCGCTGATCATGATGGGTTTTATGAGCTTATTAATCCTGGAACCTGAGCAGGATTTTCTGGATCTGTTGTTTGAAGCTGTGTCTGCGGCCTGCACCGTTGGCTTGTCCCGAGGTGTCACTGAAGAGCTACAACCGGCCAGTTTGATCATTCTGATGTTGTTAATGTTCGCAGGGCGTCTAGGGCCACTCACACTTGCTTATTTTATTGCGACTCCGAAAAAGAGTCGTCTCAAACATCCGCCTGCAGAAATCCAGATTGGCTAA
- a CDS encoding phospholipase A: MALNSFKRSTLQLSVLLGCAVGTQVNAEETVVNSPMPATAEACAALESSAERLACYDALFKIPVTEKPAIVSERRAAAEIAPEPDNLKAKIGQTVSNIYASEGSKLTPNLSLLDSRWELSPESKLGTWNIRSYQPVYLMPGFWTSNKNELPESENPNNIETEKQNLTSTEAKFQLSLKTKAVENILGDNGDLWLGYTQSSRWQVYNSEESRPFRETNYEPEASLVFRTNYDLLGLNWRMLGLTINHQSNGRSDPLSRSWNRVMLNLGFEKDNFALMVRPWYRFEEKREDDNNPEIKNYIGRGDMTAFYRYKEHDFSLMLRHTLKGGDENRGAVQFDWSFPISGRLRGQFQLFDGYGESLIDYNHRATYVGLGVSLMNWF, translated from the coding sequence ATGGCGCTTAATTCGTTTAAGCGCTCAACTCTGCAGCTGAGCGTATTGCTGGGCTGTGCAGTTGGGACGCAAGTGAATGCGGAAGAAACAGTAGTTAACAGCCCCATGCCGGCAACGGCCGAAGCCTGTGCCGCACTGGAAAGTAGTGCAGAGCGTCTGGCTTGCTATGATGCTTTATTTAAAATTCCGGTCACTGAGAAGCCTGCAATCGTTTCTGAACGTCGTGCAGCAGCAGAAATTGCGCCTGAACCCGATAATTTAAAAGCGAAAATTGGTCAAACTGTTTCCAATATTTATGCTTCTGAAGGATCAAAGCTGACGCCGAATCTGTCTTTGCTGGATAGCCGCTGGGAACTCTCTCCGGAAAGTAAATTAGGCACTTGGAACATCCGTTCTTATCAGCCGGTGTATTTGATGCCAGGTTTCTGGACATCAAACAAGAATGAATTACCCGAGAGTGAAAACCCCAACAATATAGAGACAGAGAAACAGAATCTCACCTCAACTGAAGCTAAGTTCCAGTTGTCTTTAAAGACCAAGGCAGTTGAAAATATCTTGGGCGATAATGGTGATCTCTGGCTTGGTTATACTCAGTCTTCGCGCTGGCAGGTGTATAACTCGGAAGAATCACGTCCGTTTCGTGAAACCAACTATGAACCCGAAGCCAGCTTGGTTTTTCGGACTAACTATGATCTTTTAGGTCTTAACTGGCGTATGTTGGGATTGACCATCAATCATCAGTCCAATGGCCGTTCTGATCCGTTATCACGTAGCTGGAATCGGGTGATGCTGAATCTTGGTTTTGAAAAAGACAATTTTGCCCTGATGGTTCGTCCTTGGTATCGCTTTGAAGAGAAGCGAGAAGACGATAACAATCCCGAAATCAAAAACTACATTGGCCGTGGAGACATGACCGCATTTTATCGTTATAAGGAGCATGATTTTTCATTGATGCTGCGACATACCTTAAAAGGTGGAGATGAAAACCGTGGAGCCGTGCAGTTCGACTGGTCATTCCCGATTAGTGGGCGTTTGCGTGGTCAATTCCAGCTTTTTGATGGCTACGGAGAAAGTCTGATTGATTATAATCACCGTGCCACTTATGTCGGTTTAGGTGTTTCCTTGATGAACTGGTTCTAG
- a CDS encoding insulinase family protein, translated as MTVDVTETISQTVHPAFQLVRQQHVEALDIFVSEYKHKVTGATHYHLATNHDENVFLVAFRTQPMDSKGEAHILEHTALCGSEKFPVRDPFFLMIRRSLNTFMNAFTAADWTAYPFATQNSKDFQNLLEVYMDAAFAANLNPLDFAQEGIRIELENGEPVYKGVVFNEMKGAMSSPSDQLYHTLAHHLFPNTTYHYNSGGDPKDIPDLTYQELVDFYKSHYHPSNAVFMTFGNKTAFELQEQFEHLALSKFEKGQTLYPTPETRLTAPLTVTDSYAVDAEDLQDKTYHVLSWLLPEASDIKLRLGMRLVEGILLEDSASPLRHYLETCGYADATGPFMGVDDSNFEMTFYCAVQGSNPEHAEEFKNGVFKVLEDVASKPVDQSMVDAILHQIELHQREINGDGTPYGLSLILSGLGSAIHHRDPVEVWDVDSAIAAVKEELQDPMWLSNLIKEHLLDNPHRVQLTLVPDATKSAKEAADEKARLAEIGKNLTEEQKAEIIAQTEALNVRQDTPDDLNLLPKVGLEDVPAELQIVQGQLREIICNRVDTPLNLYHAGTNGIYYQQVLVNIPDEVVQSPYFNLLSILMGEVGAGEYDYLEFQQLQTAVSGGLGMGASLRSKVDDKNKITAWLTLTTKSLVNHLDAIRLLKIGFEQLRFDEKDRIVELLQQRKTRWQSRISGSGHSYAMQTASRQHSALALRDYHNTGLGALNWLIELVSKIEKDPAEYDLLIDELKRIHRVLLQAPKQFLLVCEEPQSDSLIEEIQNVWDKLAVDSAPVALTQVEKVTHDQHEAWLIQANVQFCAAAYPAVEVSHPDAAALMVLAGYLRNGFLHSAIREKGGAYGGGASYDGNACSFRFYSYRDPRLAETFQDFDASIQWLLNAPQQPHQLEEAILGLIASMDKPGSPAGEAITACYAYLHQRTPAFRKKLRERLLNVTLDDLQRVAQTYLVEQQATKAVVAPVVKREMLEQLGFVIQQVL; from the coding sequence ATGACTGTAGATGTCACTGAAACCATTTCTCAAACTGTACATCCTGCGTTTCAGTTGGTACGTCAACAACATGTTGAAGCTTTAGACATTTTCGTGTCTGAATATAAACATAAAGTGACTGGCGCCACACATTATCATCTGGCGACCAATCACGACGAAAATGTCTTTCTGGTGGCGTTTCGTACCCAGCCGATGGATTCTAAAGGCGAAGCACATATTCTGGAACATACTGCGCTGTGTGGTTCAGAAAAATTCCCGGTGCGTGATCCATTCTTCCTGATGATTCGCCGTTCACTGAATACTTTCATGAATGCCTTTACTGCGGCGGACTGGACTGCGTACCCATTTGCGACGCAGAATAGCAAGGATTTCCAGAACCTGCTTGAAGTGTATATGGATGCAGCATTTGCTGCGAACCTCAATCCACTAGATTTTGCCCAGGAAGGCATTCGCATTGAGCTGGAAAATGGCGAGCCTGTCTATAAAGGCGTGGTCTTTAATGAAATGAAAGGTGCGATGAGTTCGCCTTCAGATCAGTTGTATCACACGCTGGCGCATCATTTATTCCCAAATACGACCTATCACTATAATTCGGGTGGTGATCCTAAAGATATTCCTGACCTGACTTACCAAGAGTTGGTTGATTTCTATAAGTCACATTATCATCCAAGTAATGCAGTCTTCATGACCTTTGGCAATAAGACCGCATTCGAATTGCAAGAGCAGTTTGAACATCTGGCATTGTCTAAATTTGAAAAAGGTCAGACGCTGTATCCAACACCTGAAACCCGCCTGACTGCACCATTGACGGTTACAGACAGCTATGCGGTCGATGCCGAAGATCTACAGGACAAGACCTATCATGTGCTATCATGGTTATTACCGGAAGCCAGTGACATTAAACTGCGTTTGGGCATGCGTTTAGTTGAAGGTATCTTATTAGAAGATTCAGCATCGCCACTGCGTCATTATCTGGAAACTTGTGGTTATGCAGATGCAACAGGTCCATTCATGGGCGTGGATGATTCTAATTTTGAAATGACTTTCTACTGCGCGGTACAGGGTTCAAATCCTGAACATGCAGAAGAATTTAAAAATGGTGTGTTTAAGGTTCTGGAAGATGTTGCCTCTAAACCAGTTGATCAGAGCATGGTCGATGCGATCCTGCATCAAATTGAATTGCATCAGCGTGAAATCAATGGCGATGGTACGCCGTATGGTTTGAGCTTGATTCTGAGCGGTCTGGGTAGCGCGATTCATCATCGTGATCCGGTCGAAGTCTGGGATGTGGATTCTGCGATTGCCGCAGTGAAAGAAGAACTGCAAGATCCGATGTGGTTATCCAATCTGATCAAAGAGCATCTGCTGGATAATCCACATCGTGTCCAACTGACGCTGGTTCCGGATGCGACCAAATCTGCCAAAGAAGCAGCGGATGAAAAAGCACGTCTGGCTGAAATTGGCAAGAATCTGACTGAAGAACAAAAAGCTGAAATTATTGCCCAGACTGAAGCATTAAATGTGCGTCAGGACACACCGGATGACTTGAACTTGTTGCCGAAAGTGGGTCTGGAAGATGTCCCTGCGGAATTGCAGATTGTTCAAGGCCAGTTACGCGAGATTATCTGTAACCGTGTTGATACGCCGTTGAACCTGTATCATGCTGGCACCAATGGTATTTATTACCAACAGGTTCTGGTTAATATTCCGGATGAAGTGGTGCAGTCGCCTTACTTTAACCTGCTGTCGATCTTGATGGGCGAAGTCGGGGCGGGTGAGTATGATTATCTTGAGTTCCAGCAACTGCAAACAGCGGTAAGCGGCGGTCTGGGTATGGGCGCGTCTTTGCGTTCTAAAGTCGATGACAAAAACAAGATTACTGCGTGGTTGACGTTGACCACCAAATCTTTGGTGAATCATCTGGATGCAATCCGTCTGTTAAAGATCGGTTTTGAACAGCTTCGTTTTGATGAGAAAGACCGTATTGTTGAACTGTTACAACAGCGTAAAACGCGCTGGCAGTCACGTATTTCTGGTTCTGGACATAGCTATGCAATGCAAACGGCTTCACGTCAGCATAGTGCATTAGCATTGCGTGATTATCACAATACCGGTCTTGGCGCATTAAACTGGCTGATCGAACTGGTGTCTAAGATCGAAAAAGATCCGGCTGAATATGACCTGCTGATTGACGAGTTAAAACGAATTCATCGGGTATTGTTGCAAGCGCCGAAGCAGTTCCTGTTAGTCTGTGAAGAGCCACAATCTGATAGCTTGATCGAAGAAATTCAGAATGTCTGGGACAAACTGGCGGTTGATTCTGCACCGGTTGCACTGACTCAAGTCGAAAAAGTAACCCATGATCAGCACGAAGCCTGGTTAATTCAAGCCAATGTCCAGTTCTGTGCGGCTGCTTATCCGGCAGTTGAAGTCTCACATCCTGATGCTGCTGCATTGATGGTACTGGCAGGTTATTTGCGTAATGGTTTTCTGCACAGCGCCATCCGTGAAAAAGGTGGTGCCTATGGTGGTGGTGCGAGTTATGACGGTAATGCCTGTTCATTCCGTTTCTACAGCTATCGTGACCCACGTCTGGCAGAAACTTTCCAGGATTTTGATGCCAGTATTCAGTGGTTACTCAATGCACCACAACAGCCACATCAGCTGGAAGAAGCCATTCTGGGTCTGATCGCCAGCATGGACAAACCGGGTTCACCGGCGGGTGAAGCGATCACTGCATGTTATGCCTATCTGCATCAACGCACACCGGCGTTCCGTAAAAAATTACGCGAACGTTTATTGAATGTCACACTGGATGATTTGCAGCGTGTTGCACAGACTTATCTGGTCGAGCAGCAGGCGACGAAAGCAGTTGTAGCACCAGTGGTAAAACGTGAAATGCTGGAGCAGCTTGGTTTTGTAATTCAACAAGTTCTATAA
- a CDS encoding GNAT family N-acetyltransferase, which translates to MNIKIVTAEQLPDQIETLATLARKEGYNLVDKLIEEYRTGKNCFSHANEYLVVAHDGKKLVACGGLNQQLGDNGIEDRIGRVRRFYVHPKYRQHGVGKQLLAYLEQLARPHYSALCLQTDTRLAASFYQKQNYVFVENNPSYNYFKYLIS; encoded by the coding sequence ATGAATATTAAAATTGTAACAGCCGAACAACTCCCGGATCAGATCGAAACACTGGCAACTCTGGCACGTAAAGAAGGCTATAATTTGGTAGATAAGTTAATAGAAGAATATCGCACCGGGAAAAACTGCTTTAGCCACGCCAATGAATATCTGGTGGTGGCGCATGATGGCAAGAAATTGGTTGCCTGTGGCGGCTTAAACCAGCAATTGGGAGATAACGGCATTGAAGACCGCATTGGTCGTGTACGCCGTTTCTATGTGCATCCGAAATATCGTCAGCATGGCGTAGGCAAACAGCTTTTGGCTTACCTGGAGCAATTGGCACGTCCGCATTATTCAGCTTTGTGCCTGCAAACAGATACCCGACTGGCCGCCAGTTTTTATCAAAAGCAGAATTATGTATTTGTGGAAAACAATCCAAGCTATAACTATTTTAAATATCTGATTTCTTAA